A section of the Malus sylvestris chromosome 17, drMalSylv7.2, whole genome shotgun sequence genome encodes:
- the LOC126611838 gene encoding LOW QUALITY PROTEIN: uncharacterized protein LOC126611838 (The sequence of the model RefSeq protein was modified relative to this genomic sequence to represent the inferred CDS: inserted 1 base in 1 codon), which translates to MLAVAALQNGQGQEVKTKDDAQVEIQEGGEIFFFYRPRVNKEEARSPDDVQRLYIVLRPETGERPVEEKQDPDSGKEGAMAKKKGPKSSGESEKGSGGSGKSEGGGHGRQEVNIEKQPSLRFIVKGRKSLPDPGNKGRPYRGFVEMVTTNIDDVKTALQGEAHDTKTRGXQHTSEARALGEGVYRILRHEGGKKHHTHLIYKLEFPPENESNEPQESLNIKHEGSFHIQIKNPNQHASSSTSSRSRGLRNKRTANFPAHLQGLFGKLRHHPVDPPDFLNYEGCEFLLISASDDVEEELGLDLQTEGEANESCSDLIKTFGETASTKPLLKGTWV; encoded by the exons CGTTGCAAAATGGACAAGGCCAAGAAGTTAAGACTAAAGATGATGCCCAAGTTGAAATTCAG GAAGGGGGGGAAATATTTTTCTTCTACCGGCCAAGGGTAAACAAAGAAGAAGCGCGCAGCCCAGACGACGTTCAACGGTTGTACATCGTTTTAAGGCCGGAGACCGGTGAGAGGCCAGTGGAAGAAAAGCAGGACCCCGATTCGGGAAAAGAAGGTGCAATGGCAAAGAAGAAGGGACCGAAAAGTTCTGGTGAAAGCGAGAAGGGTTCGGGTGGTAGCGGAAAAAGTGAAGGTGGTGGGCATGGCAGGCAGGAAGTGAACATTGAGAAGCAGCCATCGCTGAGGTTCATAGTGAAGGGAAGGAAAAGCCTTCCAGATCCAGGAAATAAAGGCAGACCCTACCGGGGTTTTGTTGAGATGGTCACCACgaatattgatgatgtgaaaacTGCTCTTCAAGGGG AGGCGCATGATACTAAAACAAGAG CACAACATACTTCTGAAGCAAGGGCATTAGGAGAAGGCGTTTACCGCATTCTGCGGCACGAGGGGGGGAAGAAACACCACACTCATCTGATTTACAAGCTGGAGTTCCCACCCGAAAATGAGAGCAATGAGCCTCAGGAGTCGCTTAACATTAAACATGAAGGCTCATTTCATATTCAGATAAAGAACCCTAATCAACACGCCAGCAGCAGTACTAGTTCTCGGTCCAGAGGGCTACGGAACAAGCGCACAGCTAATTTTCCTGCCCACCTGCAAGGCCTGTTTGGGAAATTACGGCACCACCCAGTTGATCCACCCGACTTCTTGAACTACGAAGGATGTGAGTTCTTGCTCATTTCAGCTTCGGATGATGTAGAAGAGGAGTTGGGGTTGGATCTTCAGACAGAAGGGGAAGCCAATGAATCTTGTTCCGATTTGATCAAGACTTTCGGGGAGACTGCATCAACCAAACCTCTTCTGAAAGGCACTTGGGtgtga